One window of the Salminus brasiliensis chromosome 1, fSalBra1.hap2, whole genome shotgun sequence genome contains the following:
- the fam110d gene encoding protein FAM110D, giving the protein MKPLTPIGSPSPLRLLNKGPDYLRRQMDSGSRGGHAISAVERLEADKAKYVKSQQVINTKQEPVLVPCGTPPPQPRRNFTVPATSTPVLPRRPLVSAAPGPARIPSASDDTEDDSRKENLREPEMQNCNNFIRLPPPVPRSPIRTPLVAPHSAPMLRRSTGKRMLRPDSLVIYRQKKECKSPSSGGSGGNMSSEVKGYSFVRRLFQGSMREKSSKTTISEEKGSSRDGDSRMSWSIERDISDAGTETRRSSRTAESNNGNGGFLEPLNPVINALRDVPDNGNGNSHNPWLRASLRRSESDLHLRVSVALSEQERFFDFCGLDRDMVDRLGAENFLSGGSSADTFSLALRSIGGGGGSEPSEFSRHSGDGLVQEEVAEQAPSGVSIIERNARVIKWLYGCKNAAREAPKGPKESTV; this is encoded by the exons ATGAAGCCTCTAACACCCATTGGGTCGCCCTCGCCCCTGCGGCTCCTCAACAAGGGTCCGGACTACCTGAGGCGGCAGATGGACAGCGGGAGCCGCGGTGGTCACGCCATCAGCGCCGTGGAACGCCTGGAGGCCGACAAGGCCAAATATGTGAAGAGTCAGCAAGTGATCAACACCAAGCAGGAACCCGTGCTGGTGCCCTGTGGAACCCCACCACCCCAGCCACGCCGTAACTTCACAGTCCCAGCGACCTCAACGCCAGTCCTGCCACGGCGGCCGCTGGTCAGCGCAGCGCCCGGTCCAGCCAG GATTCCCTCGGCGAGCGATGACACCGAGGACGACTCCAGGAAGGAGAACCTTCGagaaccagagatgcagaactgcAACAACTTCATCCGGCTCCCTCCACCGGTCCCGAGGAGCCCCATCAGGACCCCTCTGGTGGCACCCCACAGTGCACCGATGCTCCGGAGGAGCACAGGCAAGCGCATGCTGCGGCCGGACTCTCTGGTCATCTACAGGCAGAAGAAAGAGTGTAAGAGTCCCAGCAGTGGCGGAAGCGGTGGGAACATGAGCTCGGAGGTGAAGGGATACAGCTTTGTACGTCGCCTCTTCCAAGGGTCCATGCGGGAGAAGAGCTCAAAAACGACAATCAGTGAAGAAAAGGGTTCATCCCGGGACGGCGATTCGCGCATGTCCTGGTCAATCGAACGGGACATTTCGGATGCCGGCACTGAGACCAGGAGGTCGAGCAGGACAGCGGAATCCAACAACGGCAATGGCGGATTCCTCGAGCCTTTGAATCCTGTAATAAATGCCCTCCGTGATGTCCCAGACAATGGGAATGGGAACAGCCATAACCCTTGGCTCCGGGCAAGCCTGCGACGCTCCGAATCGGACCTTCACCTTCGTGTCTCAGTGGCTCTTTCTGAGCAGGAGCGCTTCTTTGACTTCTGCGGCCTGGACCGAGACATGGTGGACCGATTGGGTGCCGAGAACTTTCTGTCGGGGGGCAGTTCAGCCGACACGTTCTCGCTGGCCCTCCGCAGCATAGGAGGAGGAGGCGGCTCGGAACCCAGCGAGTTCTCCCGGCATTCGGGGGACGGGCTGGTCCAGGAGGAAGTGGCCGAGCAGGCACCCTCGGGGGTGTCCATCATCGAGAGGAACGCACGAGTGATCAAGTGGCTTTATGGCTGCAAGAACGCAGCGCGGGAAGCGCCCAAAGGTCCGAAAGAGTCAACTGTGTAG